The DNA region GCCATCTGATGATGAATATAGGTGGACAATAGGGTCTTCTGCAACGATGGCTGTTGTACTCGAAAGTGTTGTTGTACTCGTAAGTGCTGTTGTACTCGTAAATGCTGTTGATGCAGATTCCACTGACGATAAAGTGGTGGACGTTGATGTTGTTTCAGTTGAACTGGTGCGTAGGTTAAAAGGGCAAGTGGAGAAGTCTCTTGCTAATAAGGCGAAGAATACCAAGTCTATGATTGAGGTTAAGAGGACTATAACTCCCACCGTCAAGGTGTTGTAAGTTTGTCTGGGTTTTCTGTTTTTGATGGCTGCAACAAAGACTCACTTTATGCTTAaggtttttcttaattaattttattagtaagTATCAGCAATTTACCGAAATGTAAGTCAACGGACGTGGCCACCCAAACAGTACTGAGAACGACGTAAATCCACAGGAAGACCTCGAAGTCCAGAGGACGGATTACCTTAGTTTCAGATCTAACAGTGACATCGCTATCTGCAAAGAATAGTTCTCTTAGATTTACTTACATTTTATTGGTCAAGACACTTACTCAGAAAATTCTGGTATATGATTTTGGACAAGTATTCAGAATATTTAGTATAATCCCTGAAGTCggtttctgttaatttttccGGAGGGGCGTTTTTGACCAAAATCCCTCCCAGGGAAAGGGCGAACCATGTTAGGCCTTGAATCTGAAACCACCCGAAATTTGACTGTTATCAGAGTATCGTAGTGAATTGTATTAGTCAATATGTTTCACACAATAAATCATCTGTAGAATATCAAGGAAATTTGGTGATTGTGcgtctatttaaaaatagcaaaagGTGATGAGTAGTGCTATGTGATGAATTTTGGCAggaataaaagaatttatacGATATATACTACAAACTCTTGATTTCTGGGAAAATTTCTaagaaaacaattcaatcaagaGGTAAATAGAAACCGCTAATTATACCAAAACGACGTTATTGCTCacactttttttgtatatggaaaattgggatattaaaaaacaatttatgaAGTTAAAATCACTTACTGTAATCAAAACTCCCACAACTTTTATGAACTTCTCTCTATCTCtactaaaaaacattttcattccACTAGCGAATGCGGTAATACACACAGAGGGAAATTACGGACGCAACTAGATTTGACTTTTTCCGTCAGAGAACGAGCTATGGCGCTCTTATGATACGGACTCTGTTAGGGGATTAGCACACTTTAGAAGAATTTATTGTTCCTGGGCTTATCTCAATTATTGATAAATGGCAGCTACGAATCTGGACggattttcgtatttttttagGTATCTACCGAAATGTTTACGCGCATCAAGcacttgaaaatattaatgtataGCGGTATTGTGTTTACTCTCATTCATACTAATACGGATTAGGATTTTAATCGATTGCCTgattaaggattttttaacAGTAGATATGAAGTGACAACAGTTATTATAGGGCAAAGAGTCAGCTTCATACAttcaaaaatcctaaaaatttcTAGAGAAAACGAAGCAAAGAAACTTTCACAATTACCCTTAAGTCGTTTCTTCTTTTGCAGGATTTTTCGAGGGGTTCTGCGCGGTCACTGAATCATCATTGAGAGTAGTAACGTCAGTAAAACCTATTTAAACAGTTAGCTATCGTATTAgtcatatttataaaaaataatctatgAACGTGAACCACTGAATAACCCCCATTACCCTCCAGTTGTTACGCTATTGGTAAGCTTTAAAATCCGATCCTTTGATAGAACCGCCGTTGCACATTTTGCATTAACGAGTTGCATAAGTATGACAGAGATGGTACATATTTTCCGTATCGTATAGTATATTGTTAGGCTGACTCGCTTCCGCGCATCATTGTCTATCGTTCTTTTCGTGTTTTGACGAGAAAGATAGAGTGCAATTCGAGTAATTGGATcacataattttaacttttgcTGACATTTGCCTTAACGgtgagttatttttttttcccaaatttttcaaaacaatcaGCGGGTGACTGGTGCGGGGCcgcaataaacaaaattccgAATTGATACCAGGCGGTctttacttgaaaaaatgtcaaataccGAAGTCATGTCAAAGCATAAAGAGAATCAATGGTCGAATTACGCTCTCCGCATTGTCTTAAACACCGCCTCTCACCCCTTCGAATACGCCAAAATCCTCATTCAGGTTAGTGCTCACTGAGCTTAGACCCCCTAGAGCCACCCTGTTGTTTTTAGATTGGGCACGAGCCCATCGCTCCTAGACCTTCTAAAACGTTTTTCGGCAATCCCACTTTGAAATTGCCAAACATTTTCCAATACGGTAAGTTGGTTTCAGTTCTCCAATGTAAGTATGATTTCTAGCCATAAAACAACTAACATCAAGCAAATGTTtcataaaactaatttttcagtaaaacacataaaaactGTGGATGGTTTTACGGGGTTATACACAGGACTAGCCCCCAAGATGTGTGGAAATTTGTTGAGTGCAATTGCAGTCCAGAAATGTACTGATTATCTAAAGCCACTTGAGTTGGAAGAGTTAGAGTGTGAAGAAGACGGTACTGAAGAAACTAGGTATAACTTCAAAAAGGCTTGGTGATTGCTTGattgtcaaaaattcatttttttgcaggAAGCAAAAATGGTTGGCTTCATTGAAGTGCGACTTAATAAACCATACAGCTGCAATTGTTATTAGTCAACCTTTCCATGTGATAACCATTAGAATGATGGCACAGTTTGTAGGAAAGGAAACAAAATACATGTAATGAGGTCTCAAATGTCTTTAGGGTTTTAGCTGAGAGCTAAGTTCTAGGGGAATTTTCGGTTCAGTTAAGGAAATTTACCGTCAGAATGGCATATTAGGATTTTTTAGCGGTCTAGTGCCAAGACTGCTTGGGGACGTCTTATCCTTGCTTTTAGCTGGAGGCCTCACTTATACAATAAATCGTTACTTGGTTGAGAAGGAGCTGAAAGTTTACATTGCAACCACTATGAATGTATATTTCATCTAAAACTTCTAAGATTCAAAATAACACTATTTCTCTGACAGTTCATCTCCACAACTGTAATGTATCCATTTCAAGTAGTGTCCACCTGCATGGCAGTTTCCAACTCAGGTTTACTAGTCGGCTCCCCACCTTCCATGCCTCATTACAAAAGCTGGGTGGAATGCTGGGTTAATTTGTCAAGACACCAGCAGTTAAAACGAGGTTCTAGTCTTCTAGTGCGCTATTACACTGGGCCTAGTATAACTGTAGGGGGAAGATTGCTGCCCATCACTGAAAACCAGGTCCTGTAACCTTCATTCAAGTtgtaattcattaataatcgTTGTTTAGTGATCTCTAGCAGGTTTAAAAACGCAGggatttttgggaaatttttattgtaaataaatgcCTCTTGTTCTCTTTGATATTTCTTTGTTGATTTTATCAAGGAACATATTCAACGCCAGTCCCATTAAAATTCTCATGCAGGACACCAGAGTAGACACATTCTGTAGTATTAAATGATTGGGTGAAAGTGCCACGATACACTTGAATGGTGTAATATGGTCAAAATATCAGAGGCAATAAACACTGTAGTGTTACTAAGGTAAAAACCGCGGCTTTGCAGAAGAGTCTCTTTGGTGGTAAGGTGAAATTGGTCAATTTAACAAACTTGAAGTtgatataaaagaaaatttaatatttgagaGAGTAGCTTAGTATTCTTGTTTGCTATAGGAAAGTttaaatgccaaaaatatataagttctaaataaaataactacTATTACAAGTAAAAGGACATATTTGACTAGGCCACAGCAGACACCACAACAAGCTTCCAGCTTACACATATTTAAGTCTGCAAGGCCTGGCAAATGTAAGCAGACACCAGTCTCTAGCATAATGGTCAATAAATTGCTTCTACTAACAAAAGTCTTTAAATACTGAACTGTAAGCATCAGATCATAgtcttaatatttaattatattgcTGCCTCCTCCTGGCTCTCTGCTTGTCAAATCTTAACTCCATTTCTTCCAACACCTTGGGAGTGTACCTCACCACCAGCTTGACTGAGCCATGAGCTTGTTTAAGCAACTCTACAGCTTTCTCATGGTTTTCACCTTCCACAGACTAAAACATTTCCATTAAACTTAAGAAACACCAACAAAAGCAAAAGAATACTTACAACCCCATTAACACTCAACAATTGATCACCTCTTTTGAGTCCTCCATGCCTGTCTGCAACTCCCCCTGGAATAATCCTTGAAATATAAATTGGGGAGTTTTGTTCCTTGCCTCCCATTACATTGAATCCAAGACCCTCCTCAGTTTTGGGCAATTCTACCACTCTGGGATGGGCGTGACCTTCACTGGCAGCAAAAGCTGCTACAGTTGCCTTGGCAGTAGCCGATGCTCTAGTCATTGTCAAGATAGTGGTATAACTATAAAAGGAGCAAAAGGTTTAAAATACCTGACATCTTGGGATCCTTGAATGTCCACAGTTTCATAAACATGTTCATAAACTTCTCGAACTGCATTTAAAAAGTCACTCTGCAAGACTTTTTGAAGGGCAATTAGTTTGGTGGCTGGGACCTCGCCGCTTTTTTGTAGCTTCTCTAGCAGCTCTATGGATCTTTTGATGTCTTGAAGGGGAGGAATGCTTGGCAATCAATAAAAAGGAGTAATAAAGAATGGGGAGTATTTTTTACCTTTGGCCAGGGTTAGAGGTTCCCCGTTCTGTGCCATTTCTAGGAGTTACGGAAGTGGTTTCAAACGTTCTCCAAGGGAAATTTGCGTTAAttaagaatgtttttttttttttttaagttcttgtttatgatttgtaaaaaaacagaTGTTGAAAAGATTGAGTGCCAAGTTAGTCTAATATAGCACCTGATTGAATATGgttctatttctttctcacaCATGAGAAAACAGAGGACACTGAGTAATCAAGTTATCTCATACATAACCTCATTTTTGGTATTGGTTTCCAGAAGATACacgtttattttcttaatcattttctttacaaattgaataaaaatgagtGATAGCGAAGATACAAAGGgagaaatggaaattaaagaGGAATACGATCTTAAACCCTCCACTAGTGGTTCAGTTCTATTTCCAACAGAAACCAAATTCTCGAACATCAAGAACAAACAAGTTCGAACTCAGCAGTTTCAAAAGATCAAAAGGGAGCTGAAGAAggtaaaaatggcaaaattgcCTATTTGTTGATGTATATTTCATAACGATCCAGACGAGAAAGGAAGCCAAAAAGCAGCGCATTCGAGAGGATGCCCCCAAAAAAATTCCCCACACAATTGAGAGCCTGAGAATCAAAGATGAGACAACTGTCACTAACTTGAATGACGAAGAAAATGAGCTAATCAGGGATGATTTAGAAAATGACGAGTTTAGTGACTTTTATCGGCAATCATATGAGCCTAAAGTGCTCATAACTTATGCAGATAATCCTATGAGAGTAAGAAGTATTCATTATAGTTATTTCTATAGGTCTAATTATTCTTCTAAAGAAAACTAGAATTTTTGGACGAGAAATGACAAGAATTATCCCAAACTCCATAGCCCTCTATAGAAACCGTTCTGGAGTGAAGAAGATAGTCAAAAGTGCCATTGCAAAGGAATACACTGACATTATAGTAATCAATGAGAATCGCAAAGAACCAGATGGTCTCCTGGTCATTCACTTACCAAATGGTCCTACAGCACATTTTAAACTAAGCAATGTTTTTATCACCACAGAACTGAAGAAAAGCCATAAGCTTATCACCAGCCACAGGCCTGAAGTGGTTCTGAACAATTTCACCACCCGATTGGGGTTGACTGTAGGCCGCATGCTGGGAGCATTGTTTCATTATGATCCTGAGTTCGTTGGCCAGCGAGCAGTGACTTTCCATAACCAGagagattttattttctttaggcATTACAGGTCAATATTATAGCGTTTTTTAGCGTCGTTTTCACAATATGCGTTCTCGTAGATATGGATTCGATGGGGAGGGCAAGAAGGCTCGGTTGAAGGAATTGGGCCCTCGATTTACATTGAAGCTGAGGTCCTTGCAAAAGGGCACTTTTGATAGCAAATATGGGCAATATGAATGGATCAAGGATGGAAGGAGGCATGCGATGGAGACCAGCAGAAGGAAGTTTGATTTGTAATGAGTTTAgttgaaataaatgtaatgatgtaatttaaatttaattattttattgtgttgaACGTTTAAGATGCCAGAGTCATGTTCTATCCTTCTTTTTTATGTAGTTGCGTTAAGGAGGGAAATTATGCCTTCTTGCTTTTAGTGGTTTTACCTCCTCGTTCTTAGATGGCGTTACGGTGACAActgtcaaaaaaaaagaagaaaacatGGCGaggttatatttatttttcagttcctaaactcaaaatttatgttaattttcgaTGTTTTTCGTTGTGCTGCCTAAAAAAACTCTGTTAAAGTAAATATACGGTCAACTGTGCGTGTAATAAGCCATTTCGCTAGTCCGCTCTATCCGCCAACAATCGCTCGTAAACTTCATCTGAAAGTGTTGCACTCAGGAATTCCAACTATTCTCAAACTGTAATTCGTTTCTAAGTTTTTGCTTTGGTAAGTATTTCAGTTCGATAGTTTGACTGTTTAAAGCGATTTGAGGACACGCtggaattcaaaaataacttcAATCCTGATACCATACAATGCTCAACCTGGAGTCCTGAAAAAGTTGATTTCGTAGCAGGATCATTTcaccaaaaaacataatttttatatatgtaaAATAAGTGTGTAGAAAGCACCATCATATTTGGTTTGTATTCTTTTTGATATTCCAATCCCTGTATCTTACAAAATCAATGCACATATACAAGATTTAGACCAAGAACTAGGGGTATATGTCAATATGAGGGCCAACATAGCAAAATCCCAGCAGATTATTTTATAGATCTTTTTGGGGTTTATTTAGAGAATTGGAAATCACATACTGAGCAGG from Euwallacea similis isolate ESF13 chromosome 20, ESF131.1, whole genome shotgun sequence includes:
- the veli gene encoding protein lin-7 homolog C → MAQNGEPLTLAKDIKRSIELLEKLQKSGEVPATKLIALQKVLQSDFLNAVREVYEHVYETVDIQGSQDVRASATAKATVAAFAASEGHAHPRVVELPKTEEGLGFNVMGGKEQNSPIYISRIIPGGVADRHGGLKRGDQLLSVNGVSVEGENHEKAVELLKQAHGSVKLVVRYTPKVLEEMELRFDKQRARRRQQYN
- the LOC136415528 gene encoding uncharacterized protein produces the protein MKMFFSRDREKFIKVVGVLITIQGLTWFALSLGGILVKNAPPEKLTETDFRDYTKYSEYLSKIIYQNFLNSDVTVRSETKVIRPLDFEVFLWIYVVLSTVWVATSVDLHFAIKNRKPRQTYNTLTVGVIVLLTSIIDLVFFALLARDFSTCPFNLRTSSTETTSTSTTLSSVESASTAFTSTTALTSTTTLSSTTAIVAEDPIVHLYSSSDGNVATLIDCQVASGIVMTLAARGYVLWLVNVVLAINLLFIGAKALRTSKFLSYDRNTIPRVKIGDSSQRKAPSPSNDFHNGNGRYSPPGGKKEGRNYIGTPVALNSKNHSIYF
- the LOC136415634 gene encoding probable ribosome production factor 1, coding for MSDSEDTKGEMEIKEEYDLKPSTSGSVLFPTETKFSNIKNKQVRTQQFQKIKRELKKTRKEAKKQRIREDAPKKIPHTIESLRIKDETTVTNLNDEENELIRDDLENDEFSDFYRQSYEPKVLITYADNPMRKTRIFGREMTRIIPNSIALYRNRSGVKKIVKSAIAKEYTDIIVINENRKEPDGLLVIHLPNGPTAHFKLSNVFITTELKKSHKLITSHRPEVVLNNFTTRLGLTVGRMLGALFHYDPEFVGQRAVTFHNQRDFIFFRHYRYGFDGEGKKARLKELGPRFTLKLRSLQKGTFDSKYGQYEWIKDGRRHAMETSRRKFDL
- the LOC136415347 gene encoding mitochondrial carrier homolog 2-like translates to MSNTEVMSKHKENQWSNYALRIVLNTASHPFEYAKILIQIGHEPIAPRPSKTFFGNPTLKLPNIFQYVKHIKTVDGFTGLYTGLAPKMCGNLLSAIAVQKCTDYLKPLELEELECEEDGTEETRKQKWLASLKCDLINHTAAIVISQPFHVITIRMMAQFVGKETKYMGIFGSVKEIYRQNGILGFFSGLVPRLLGDVLSLLLAGGLTYTINRYLVEKELKVYIATTMNFISTTVMYPFQVVSTCMAVSNSGLLVGSPPSMPHYKSWVECWVNLSRHQQLKRGSSLLVRYYTGPSITVGGRLLPITENQVL